A region of Chitinophaga horti DNA encodes the following proteins:
- a CDS encoding sensor histidine kinase, with protein MSIESILEKENYNIVKANSGRAALKVLLQEYDFSLILMDVLMPDMNGFETAELIYERDKLKNIPIIFITAHNEDEAIFKGYKVGAVDFIYKPINPELLRVKVGLFVELYRKTQSLVEQEKNLLNINATLQREIEEREASERKVRELNMQLTQNNVYLKAVNEELDRFAFVASHDLQEPLRKIRVFSDMILQKRADPEEVHRHIQKITNAATRMQQLVNDLLRFSRHSVQGGDFEQVDLNEVVRSAISELDVQVQQCSAVITVDRLPSLQAIPTLMQQVFYNLIGNALKFRKKEVAPNIHIYAEKVAAENGGQRYHIYVKDNGIGIDQQYLTDIFVVFKRLHSYHEIEGSGIGLSICKKIMEQHQGQISAASEINQGATFIIAMPEMQEQRVRLDLAAL; from the coding sequence ATGTCTATCGAATCCATACTGGAAAAGGAAAATTATAATATCGTAAAAGCAAACTCCGGCCGCGCCGCGTTAAAAGTGCTTTTACAGGAGTATGATTTTTCCCTTATCCTGATGGACGTACTGATGCCGGACATGAACGGTTTCGAAACGGCTGAGCTCATTTACGAGCGGGACAAACTCAAAAACATTCCGATCATCTTTATTACCGCTCATAATGAGGATGAGGCGATCTTTAAAGGATATAAGGTAGGGGCGGTAGACTTTATCTACAAACCCATCAACCCGGAGTTATTAAGAGTGAAAGTGGGCTTGTTCGTAGAGTTGTACCGCAAAACGCAGTCGCTCGTTGAACAGGAAAAAAACCTGCTGAACATTAACGCCACCCTCCAGCGCGAAATTGAAGAGCGCGAGGCTTCCGAACGAAAAGTGCGTGAGCTGAACATGCAGTTGACGCAGAACAACGTATACCTGAAAGCGGTAAACGAAGAACTGGACCGCTTTGCATTCGTCGCCTCCCACGATTTGCAGGAGCCGCTGCGTAAGATTCGCGTTTTCAGTGACATGATCTTACAAAAGCGCGCCGACCCGGAGGAGGTTCACCGCCATATACAGAAAATAACTAACGCGGCTACACGGATGCAGCAACTGGTAAACGACCTGTTACGCTTCTCGCGCCATTCCGTACAGGGCGGCGACTTTGAGCAGGTGGACCTGAACGAGGTGGTGCGCAGTGCCATTAGTGAGCTGGATGTGCAGGTGCAGCAATGCAGTGCGGTAATTACGGTGGACAGGCTGCCTTCCCTGCAGGCCATTCCTACTTTGATGCAGCAGGTGTTTTACAACCTGATCGGGAACGCGTTAAAGTTCCGCAAGAAAGAAGTTGCGCCGAACATACACATTTATGCGGAGAAGGTAGCGGCGGAAAACGGCGGACAGCGGTATCACATCTATGTAAAGGATAACGGTATTGGTATTGATCAGCAATACCTGACGGATATATTCGTGGTGTTTAAAAGGCTACACAGCTACCACGAAATAGAAGGTTCCGGCATCGGGCTATCTATCTGTAAAAAGATCATGGAACAGCACCAGGGACAAATTTCAGCTGCCAGCGAAATTAACCAGGGTGCTACGTTCATTATCGCCATGCCCGAAATGCAGGAACAGCGGGTGCGCCTGGACCTGGCGGCGTTGTAA